A section of the Neisseria dumasiana genome encodes:
- a CDS encoding heme biosynthesis HemY N-terminal domain-containing protein, protein MRGLIWIIVLFAVAVGLAIAAGLYSGNVYVVVEQTMLRINLHAFIIGLIALVVVLYLLVRLIAGILNVPGRMQRFGVARKGRQAATALNNAGLAFFEGKFQKAEQEAAKVLANKEAGDNRTLALMLGAHAADQMDDTALRDRYLQDIESLPAKQQLSRYLLLAESALTRRDYPAAENHLAAAAQINPSLTRLVRLQLRYAFDKGNALDVLDKSEKLVKAGAISDYESDQYHSWAYRRLLALVSDAGGLKACLKRIPDHLKSGELSVAIAEKYQRLGLYQQAVKWVADHYPKTRQIELLEPFVESVRFLSDKEQRKAIDVADGWLKDHPDNAVLLMHLGQLAHDKQLWGKAQSYLEASIALSPEVPARLALAKVFEETEQPQKAELQRKLVLEAVARDEEENLLPVEVR, encoded by the coding sequence ATGAGAGGCTTGATTTGGATTATCGTTTTGTTCGCCGTAGCCGTAGGCTTGGCGATTGCGGCAGGTTTATACAGCGGTAATGTGTATGTGGTGGTAGAGCAAACCATGCTGCGCATCAACCTGCATGCCTTTATTATCGGTTTGATTGCCCTTGTGGTGGTGCTTTACCTGCTGGTGCGCCTGATTGCCGGCATTCTCAATGTGCCCGGGCGTATGCAGCGTTTCGGTGTGGCGCGCAAAGGCCGTCAGGCTGCGACTGCTTTGAACAATGCCGGATTGGCGTTTTTTGAAGGCAAGTTCCAAAAAGCCGAACAGGAAGCGGCTAAGGTATTGGCCAATAAAGAAGCGGGCGACAACCGCACCTTGGCTTTGATGCTTGGCGCACATGCCGCCGACCAGATGGACGATACCGCCCTGCGCGACCGTTATTTGCAGGACATCGAAAGCCTGCCTGCCAAGCAGCAGCTTTCGCGTTATCTGTTGCTGGCGGAATCGGCATTGACCCGCCGCGATTATCCGGCTGCCGAAAACCACTTGGCGGCTGCGGCACAAATCAACCCCAGCCTGACCCGTTTGGTGCGTTTGCAGTTGCGTTATGCTTTCGATAAAGGCAATGCGTTGGATGTGTTGGACAAATCGGAGAAACTGGTTAAGGCCGGTGCGATCAGCGATTATGAATCCGACCAATACCACAGTTGGGCATACCGCCGCCTGTTGGCGTTGGTTTCGGATGCCGGCGGCTTGAAAGCCTGTTTGAAACGTATTCCCGATCATCTCAAATCGGGCGAGTTAAGCGTGGCCATTGCCGAGAAATATCAGCGTTTGGGCCTGTATCAACAAGCCGTAAAATGGGTGGCGGATCATTATCCGAAAACCCGTCAAATCGAATTGCTTGAGCCGTTTGTGGAGAGCGTGCGCTTTTTGAGCGATAAAGAGCAGCGCAAAGCCATTGATGTTGCAGACGGCTGGCTGAAAGACCATCCCGACAATGCCGTATTACTGATGCATTTGGGGCAGCTGGCACACGACAAGCAACTGTGGGGCAAGGCGCAAAGTTATTTGGAGGCCAGTATCGCACTCAGCCCCGAAGTGCCCGCCCGCCTTGCTTTGGCTAAAGTGTTTGAAGAAACCGAACAGCCTCAAAAAGCCGAATTGCAGCGTAAGCTGGTGTTGGAAGCCGTTGCACGGGACGAAGAAGAAAACCTGTTGCCGGTAGAAGTCCGTTAA